A DNA window from Paraclostridium bifermentans contains the following coding sequences:
- a CDS encoding response regulator transcription factor: MNFNILVVEDEQDIAYAVKAYLNNQGYNVFIANNGVEGLCILEKETIHLSIVDIMMPKMDGIEFTMKLRENHDFPVIMLSAKSEEIDKITGLNIGADDYIEKPFKPLELLARVNSQLRRYRKFLNLVEKNIPNENIHTIGGLELNINTKEVCVDGNFVKTTPIEFKILTLLMKNPGRVFSADEIYEKVWKERAVNTDTIMVHVRNIREKIEMNPKNPKYLKVVWGVGYKIEKQ, translated from the coding sequence ATGAATTTTAATATTTTAGTTGTAGAAGATGAACAGGATATAGCTTATGCAGTAAAAGCTTATTTAAACAATCAAGGATATAATGTATTTATTGCAAATAATGGGGTTGAAGGATTATGCATATTAGAAAAAGAAACTATTCATTTAAGTATAGTAGATATAATGATGCCTAAAATGGACGGAATCGAGTTTACCATGAAATTAAGAGAAAATCATGATTTTCCAGTCATAATGTTATCTGCAAAATCTGAAGAAATTGATAAAATAACAGGATTAAATATAGGAGCTGATGACTATATTGAAAAACCTTTTAAACCTTTAGAGCTTTTAGCTAGAGTGAATTCTCAACTTAGAAGGTACAGAAAGTTTTTAAATTTAGTTGAAAAAAATATACCAAATGAAAATATACATACTATAGGTGGTTTAGAACTTAATATAAATACAAAGGAAGTTTGTGTTGATGGAAACTTTGTAAAAACAACTCCTATAGAGTTTAAAATACTTACTTTGCTTATGAAAAACCCAGGAAGGGTATTTTCAGCAGATGAAATATATGAGAAAGTATGGAAAGAAAGAGCTGTAAATACAGATACAATAATGGTACATGTAAGGAATATAAGGGAAAAAATAGAAATGAACCCTAAAAATCCAAAATATTTGAAGGTGGTGTGGGGCGTTGGATACAAAATTGAAAAACAATAA
- a CDS encoding HAMP domain-containing sensor histidine kinase codes for MDTKLKNNKLYVKLIIVMTILIASIGMVLSYQSIKKYSNHFGYNIYEDNNDFSRELIESTYGLYYKIYDENNEKTRPSDLMLELKPGVDTNDDEYKKETRDTFNSEINDFTENLNTNLRNLDYYVVDKSKNLTKKSPSGNLDLLDSNEKNAQENLKDKYDFYISIDFDDKGNMKISKLHGADERTIESNLNQNKKLSGYVGEDIYELKPIKNMKFIYGVPEDLKYLDNIHYKKISEQEHSYTMASRAFINIGITFVILVALIIPYKEIKELKIFEKITKIPVEVVAYLVYLSFTYAYLASDLLIIKTVMNKSIISFTQLQFTTDMNNIINYLINLIYWIVLFTVMFTGVILLKHIIKTKHTTYLKDHSLIYKGTKYIRKKLRKTKKWMFDIELGRNNKKKIVSLLIINLIVVSLISCTWFFGLILVPIYTLVLYFIIKKKYLSINRDYNKLLNITKEIANGNLGTKLNDDLGTFNVLKNEIDNIQIGFKKAVDEEVKSQKMKTELISNVSHDLKTPLTSIITYVDLLKDENLTEEKRKIYIDTLDRKSERLRVLIEDLFEVSKVNSGNVNLNIIDVDVVSLMKQTLVEVDDKIKASNLKIRTNFSEEKLILKLDSQRTFRVFENLLINISKYAMEYSRVYIDITSEYDVVKISFKNMTAEEINFDVEDLVERFVRGDKSRNTEGSGLGLAIAKSFVELQGGSFNISTDGDLFKVVITLKK; via the coding sequence TTGGATACAAAATTGAAAAACAATAAACTATATGTAAAATTAATAATTGTAATGACAATATTAATAGCGTCAATAGGAATGGTATTATCTTATCAAAGTATAAAAAAGTATAGTAATCATTTTGGATATAATATATATGAAGATAATAATGATTTCTCAAGAGAGTTAATAGAATCTACATATGGACTTTACTATAAAATTTATGATGAAAATAATGAGAAAACAAGACCATCAGATCTTATGTTAGAGCTAAAGCCTGGTGTAGATACTAATGATGATGAATATAAAAAGGAAACCAGAGATACCTTTAATAGTGAGATAAATGATTTTACTGAAAATTTAAATACAAATTTAAGAAATTTAGATTATTATGTTGTAGATAAGTCTAAAAATTTAACTAAAAAAAGTCCAAGTGGAAATTTAGATTTACTAGATAGTAATGAAAAAAATGCACAAGAAAACTTAAAAGATAAATATGATTTTTATATATCTATTGACTTTGATGATAAAGGAAATATGAAGATTAGTAAGCTACATGGAGCAGATGAAAGAACTATCGAATCTAATTTAAACCAAAATAAAAAACTTTCTGGATATGTAGGAGAAGATATTTATGAATTAAAACCTATAAAAAATATGAAGTTTATATATGGAGTACCTGAAGATTTAAAATATCTGGATAATATACATTATAAAAAAATAAGTGAGCAAGAGCATTCATACACTATGGCTTCTAGGGCTTTTATAAATATAGGAATAACATTTGTTATTTTGGTTGCACTAATTATTCCATATAAGGAAATCAAAGAGTTAAAAATATTTGAAAAAATAACAAAAATACCAGTAGAAGTAGTTGCATATTTGGTTTACCTATCATTTACCTATGCCTACTTAGCATCTGATTTACTTATAATAAAAACAGTAATGAATAAATCAATAATAAGTTTTACTCAATTACAATTTACAACTGATATGAATAATATAATTAATTATTTAATTAACTTGATTTACTGGATAGTTTTATTTACTGTAATGTTTACAGGGGTAATTTTATTAAAACACATTATAAAAACTAAACATACAACATACTTAAAAGACCATTCATTGATTTATAAAGGTACAAAATATATACGTAAGAAATTAAGAAAAACAAAAAAATGGATGTTTGACATAGAGTTAGGAAGAAATAATAAAAAGAAAATAGTATCTTTATTAATTATTAATTTAATTGTAGTGAGCTTAATTTCCTGTACTTGGTTTTTTGGATTGATATTAGTTCCTATATATACTTTAGTTTTATACTTTATTATAAAGAAGAAGTATCTTTCTATAAATAGAGATTACAATAAATTACTAAATATAACTAAAGAGATAGCAAATGGAAACTTAGGTACAAAATTAAATGATGATTTAGGAACTTTTAATGTATTAAAAAATGAGATAGATAATATTCAAATAGGATTTAAAAAAGCTGTAGATGAAGAAGTTAAGAGTCAGAAAATGAAGACAGAATTGATTTCTAATGTAAGTCATGATTTGAAAACTCCATTAACATCTATAATAACTTATGTTGACTTATTAAAAGATGAAAATTTAACAGAAGAAAAACGAAAAATATATATAGATACATTGGATAGAAAATCTGAAAGATTAAGAGTTTTGATAGAAGATTTATTTGAGGTTAGCAAAGTCAATAGCGGTAATGTAAATTTAAATATTATAGATGTAGATGTAGTATCTTTGATGAAACAGACATTAGTAGAAGTGGACGATAAAATAAAAGCTTCAAATTTAAAAATAAGAACAAATTTCTCAGAAGAAAAATTAATATTGAAATTGGATAGTCAAAGAACATTTAGAGTATTTGAAAATCTTTTAATAAATATAAGTAAGTACGCAATGGAGTACTCTAGAGTTTATATTGATATAACAAGTGAATATGACGTTGTAAAAATAAGTTTTAAAAATATGACGGCAGAAGAAATTAATTTTGATGTAGAAGATTTAGTTGAAAGGTTTGTAAGAGGAGATAAATCTAGAAACACAGAAGGTAGTGGATTAGGGCTTGCAATAGCAAAGAGTTTTGTTGAGCTTCAAGGCGGAAGTTTTAATATTAGTACTGATGGAGATTTATTTAAGGTAGTTATAACTTTAAAAAAATAG